In Methanocaldococcus sp., the genomic stretch GCATAATAGTTCCGATATTAATAGGATTAATCATATTAGCCATAATCGTAGGAGGATATATAAAGTTTAGAAAAAATAGAAAAGAAAAATCATAAATTTTTCCCAAATTCTATAATTTTTTGGGTGGGAATATTAGTGACAACTTCGGCAAAATTAGTAATTTAGTGGTTATATGGGTTACTACATTTACAACTATGTTGGGAATTGGTTTAATAGCCCCTCTATTGGCTATTTTTGCTAAACTTTTAGGAGCTACAAATTCAGAGGTTGGAATAATTTTTGGAGTTTTTGCTTTATTTAGGACTATATCTCAAATACCAGTTGGAATTTTGTCAGATATTTTTGGAAAAAAGCCATTCATTGTTATAGGAACATTTTTTTATGGAGTTTTTACTCTAATGTATAATATTGTTGGTTCTGTTTTAGGATTATTAATTATTAGAAGTATTACAGGATTTTTTTCTGCTTTTGTAACTCCTATTGCTGGGTCTTATGTTGCTAACCTTGCTCCAAAGGAAAGATTAGGAGAATATATGGGAATTTTTAATGCATCAATAAATTTAGGTTTTGCTATTGGTCCATTTATTGGAGGTTTTTTGGCAGATATGTATGGAATAAAGACGCCATTTTATATATGCGGATTTTTAGCAATATTGGCATCTATCATAGCACTTATAAAATTGGAAGAACTGCCAATAAAGAGAGAAGTAGAGATAAATATAAACAAACTGTTTTCCATAGAATTTTTAAAAAATAAAGTATTTTTGTTATCTTTTATAATCAACATATTAACTATTATGTGTAACGCAAGTATTATCGCTTATTTAGCAATATATGCAGTATCTTTTAAAATAACATTAACCCAAGTAGGTTTTATGATAGCATCAACAAATATCTTATCTGCACTACTACAAAGATATATGGGAAAATTATTTGATAAATTTGGAATTATAACAATTATATTGGGAATAATAATTTTGTCCATAGGATTATATTCTATTTCTGTATCCTCAGAGTTTTTAACATTAATATCTTCATTAATTGATGTAGCATTAGGATTGTCAATGATCGGAACATCGGCTTTATCATTGGCTATTAGAGATATTCCTCCACAGAGAAAAGGAGAAGCAATGGGATTATTTACAACTAGTATCAATATAGGTATGTTCTTTGGTGCTGTAATTTTTGGAATAATGGCTGATTTCGTTGGATTGTCTAATATGTATAGAATTTCCTCTATATTAGTTCTGGTCTTAGGTAGTTTATGCTATTTAAAGATTAAAAAATATCTAACAAATAATTAAATTCTATGCATATACTTAAAAATATCTTCGTGCTGAACTATAACCTGAACTCCTAACTGTTTTCCTACATCTTCAAGTTCTTTTTTTAATGTTGTAAAATCTATCTTAGATTTTGAAATATCTACAAGCATAATCATCGCAAAGAGGTCATTTAAAATAGTTTGGCTAATATCTAAAATATTTACATTATTATCTGCTAAAACTTTTGATATTCCAGCAACAATTCCCGTTCTATCTTGACCAATTACAGAAATAACTACTCTACTCATTTTTTCTCCTCTCTATCTTTTTATAATTTTTCAAATTCAGCATCTACAACTATATGCCATACACCAGGAGCATATTTTTTAATCTTTACTATTTTATA encodes the following:
- a CDS encoding MFS transporter; the protein is MVIWVTTFTTMLGIGLIAPLLAIFAKLLGATNSEVGIIFGVFALFRTISQIPVGILSDIFGKKPFIVIGTFFYGVFTLMYNIVGSVLGLLIIRSITGFFSAFVTPIAGSYVANLAPKERLGEYMGIFNASINLGFAIGPFIGGFLADMYGIKTPFYICGFLAILASIIALIKLEELPIKREVEININKLFSIEFLKNKVFLLSFIINILTIMCNASIIAYLAIYAVSFKITLTQVGFMIASTNILSALLQRYMGKLFDKFGIITIILGIIILSIGLYSISVSSEFLTLISSLIDVALGLSMIGTSALSLAIRDIPPQRKGEAMGLFTTSINIGMFFGAVIFGIMADFVGLSNMYRISSILVLVLGSLCYLKIKKYLTNN
- a CDS encoding ACT domain-containing protein, giving the protein MSRVVISVIGQDRTGIVAGISKVLADNNVNILDISQTILNDLFAMIMLVDISKSKIDFTTLKKELEDVGKQLGVQVIVQHEDIFKYMHRI